From Silurus meridionalis isolate SWU-2019-XX chromosome 14, ASM1480568v1, whole genome shotgun sequence, a single genomic window includes:
- the LOC124397326 gene encoding 2',3'-cyclic-nucleotide 3'-phosphodiesterase, with product MEADQNQEVPEAVSQTHVEETEPPKSEEVSETPLAQDPPEPEKPSVNDSKPEMECTEQTPEVKPEKENVCPETAKEPEKLPEKEEVAEEVAVKAVEVEKSAEEPAEVEKKPEIEVVEQQITETAEPEKKAEAEQKAEPAGLEPPAASETAPNEPVKEAEKAEDKPTESEAEKPTEAQAVQAEAPKEETQPKEPALPLFYGWFLLSEVEEKIKCSTMEFLKTLDTLEAFKKHANEFTGAADKEVDLEQYFQIQTPLHCTTRFCDYGKAEGAKEYAELQVVKDSYDTATELSVVGLIVTPRTFGARVSLTTEQLALWPTGADKEGIPEADLPGVEALPEGSRAHVTLGCAAGVEAVQTGIDLLEILILQQGEEKAASVEELELGTLSYLGEGRWYLQFREAVTCDATFSSFSEEQPPAEPGKKEGGEKKKKLKCSIL from the exons ATGGAAGCTGATCAGAATCAGGAAGTGCCCGAGGCTGTTTCTCAGACCCATGTGGAAGAGACCGAGCCGCCCAAATCCGAAGAGGTGAGCGAGACGCCCTTGGCTCAGGACCCTCCCGAGCCAGAGAAGCCATCAGTAAATGATTCTAAACCAGAGATGGAGTGCACAGAGCAAACACCCGAAGTAAAGCCTGAAAAGGAGAACGTTTGCCCTGAGACAGCCAAGGAGCCAGAGAAATTGCCTGAGAAGGAGGAAGTTGCAGAGGAAGTTGCAGTGAAAGCTGTTGAAGTGGAAAAATCTGCTGAGGAACCAGCAGAGGTTGAGAAAAAGCCAGAGATCGAAGTAGTGGAGCAGCAAATCACTGAAACAGCAGAGCCTGAAAAGAAAGCAGAAGCTGAACAAAAGGCAGAACCTGCGGGATTGGAGCCTCCTGCTGCAAGTGAAACTGCACCAAACGAACCGGTGAAGGAGGCAGAGAAAGCAGAAGACAAACCAACTGAGTCAGAGGCAGAAAAGCCCACCGAGGCTCAAGCAGTTCAAGCTGAGGCCCCAAAAGAAGAGACACAACCAAAAGAACCAGCGCTTCCCCTGTTCTATGGTTGGTTCCTGCTGTCTGAAGTTGAAGAGAAGATCAAATGTTCCACGATGGAGTTTCTGAAGACACTGGACACTCTGGAGGCCTTCAAGAAACATGCCAATGAAT tCACTGGAGCAGCGGACAAGGAAGTGGATTTGGAGCAGTACTTTCAGATCCAAACGCCACTCCACTGCACTACTCGGTTCTGTGACTATGGAAAGGCAGAGGGTGCAAAAGAATATGCTGAACTGCAG gttGTCAAAGATTCTTACGACACAGCAACGGAGCTATCAGTTGTCGGTCTTATAGTGACCCCCCGCACCTTCGGTGCCCGTGTGTCACTGACGACTGAGCAGCTGGCGCTGTGGCCCACAGGAGCTGATAAAGAGGGGATTCCCGAAGCCGACCTCCCTGGTGTCGAGGCTCTCCCAGAAGGCAGTCGTGCTCATGTGACCCTAGGCTGTGCAGCAGGTGTAGAAGCTGTTCAAACCGGTATAGATCTACTGGAGATCCTGATCCTCCAGCAAGGAGAAGAGAAAGCAGCCTCTGTGGAGGAGCTGGAGCTGGGCACACTCTCATACCTGGGCGAGGGTCGTTGGTACCTGCAGTTTAGGGAGGCGGTCACATGTGACGCCACGTTCTCAAGCTTCTCTGAAGAGCAGCCTCCTGCTGAACCAGGCAAGAAGGAGggtggagagaaaaagaagaagctaAAGTGCTCAATCCTGTGA
- the odad4 gene encoding outer dynein arm-docking complex subunit 4: MSDNEGETAPKSSFSTYMAEADQLFQKGDYSKAVEIYSTALLLQPGDRSCLVARSRCFVKMGEAENALRDAEDSLKDDKNFFKGVYQKAEALYTMGDFEFALVFYHRGHKLRPELQEFRLGIQKAEEAINNCVGSPSSVKLENKGDLSFFYKLDEHKKAQPKTFMHPVKEQSQKTPKRERTAKQLLGQLYTDKEYLEKLLKDEDLIKGKTRSGERLQDVIMSCISYLDTRTEFWQQQKPIYAREREQKLIQQQWKHTRSRPPTESTIYILKSLEELDTELTAGSAANSLRKAREVLKVVKSRSAKDLPNKTEVMGSLYSYIGNALIDLGNMDKALENHLKDLELAQQGKLTDSKSRALDNVGRVYARIGKFHQAIKVWEEKIPLVQSGLEKAWLFHEIGHCYLELKHHIKARDYGMRSLSAANDIGDEKWLLNANVLVAQAELKLGNYRSSVLHFETALEQAKLLQDNDSKDAIQKALQEARQQMSQ, from the exons atgtcagACAATGAGGGAGAAACGGCTCCAAAAAGCTCGTTTTCCACCTACATGGCTGAAGCCGACCAGCTGTTTCAAAAAGGAGACTATAGCAAAGCTGTTGAAATCTACTCTACG GCTCTGCTATTACAGCCAGGAGACAGGAGCTGTTTGGTTGCCAGATCCAGATGTTTTGTGAAAATGGGTGAAGCTGAAAATGCTCTTAGGGACGCAGAAGATTCTCTCAAAGATGACAAAAACTTCTTCAAG GGTGTGTATCAGAAGGCAGAGGCTCTGTACACCATGGGGGATTTTGAGTTTGCGTTGGTCTTTTACCACAGAGGCCACAAACTGCGACCAGAGCTGCAGGAGTTCAGACTGGGTATACAGAAAGCTGAGGAAGCTATCAACAACTGTGTGGGAA GTCCTTCATCTGTAAAGCTGGAGAATAAGGGTGATCTGTCTTTCTTCTATAAGTTGGATGAG CACAAAAAGGCTCAACCAAAAACTTTTATGCATCCTGTAAAGGAGCAAAGCCAAAAGACACCCAAACGTGAGAGAACAGCAAAACAGCTCCTGGGACAGCTGTACACTGACAAAGAATACCTGGAAAAGCTGCTCAAAGATGAAG ATCTAATAAAAGGTAAGACGCGCTCTGGTGAGAGGCTGCAGGACGTAATCATGAGCTGCATCTCTTATCTGGATACACGCACTGAGTTTTGGCAGCAGCAGAAACCTATCTACGCCCGTGAGCGCGAACAAAAGCTCATACAGCAGCAGTGGAAGCACACACGGAGTCGTCCTCCCACAGAGTCCACCATCTACATCCTTAAAAGCCTGGAGGAGCTAGACACAG AACTGACTGCAGGAAGCGCAGCGAATAGCTTAAGGAAGGCCCGAGAGGTGCTGAAGGTGGTTAAAAGCCGGTCTGCCAAAGATCTGCCCAATAAGACCGAAGTAATGGGAAGCCTATACAGCTACATTG GTAATGCACTGATAGATCTGGGAAACATGGACAAGGCCCTGGAGAACCACCTTAAAGATCTGGAGCTGGCCCAGCAAGG taaattgaCTGACAGTAAATCCAGGGCTCTGGACAACGTCGGCCGAGTGTATGCACGCATTGGCAAATTTCATCAAGCTATAAAAGT CTGGGAGGAAAAGATCCCTTTGGTGCAAAGTGGTCTGGAGAAGGCCTGGCTGTTCCATGAGATCGGTCATTGTTATCTAGAACTGAAGCATCACATCAAGGCCAGAGACTATGGCATGCGTTCGCTCAGTGCTGCAAATGACATCGGCGATGAGAAATGGCTGCTCAATGCCAACGTGCTTGTGGCGCAGGCTGAGT TAAAACTAGGGAACTATAGGTCAAGCGTGTTACACTTTGAGACGGCACTGGAACAGGCTAAACTGCTGCAGGACAACGATTCCAAAGATGCCATTCAGAAG GCTCTTCAAGAAGCAAGACAGCAGATGTCCCAGTGA